One genomic region from Calypte anna isolate BGI_N300 chromosome 17, bCalAnn1_v1.p, whole genome shotgun sequence encodes:
- the AJM1 gene encoding apical junction component 1 homolog has product MTRTDPPDILVSTVYQDIKVATTAPRDSIVCQPLARCDASMSSSLPREPQPFNKRHCRSFDFLESLDEQLGTPPAMERPCPHPSTPETVPGPQGRRAPPKPDPYAGQAPPPRSEPKRRARSKSTPRVKPTFTAVPIAVSASPPLARRGREVLRVAREPSRTEPSPRREGQVPLRVLANEVHPIKLQPQRSSVSRISPLCLGSNCHEEGLGAKVGASPHVKCRVDIKPDEAVLVHAARSLRATPSRQEPPRWPRAPGAARGSLAVPGSRQGSASRTPTPSDSYSGDPPLLPYPGEYYETDPRTLAYQTVPVPASREFREYPERGCMTFSAPGVPAKFFYTEDPARCPSPAMPLRSSGYASYPYPTRHSVPQHFYTEDPAKAAIHTMPPRTLYVEEPRGYPVQEAPTRTFYGDEPRFYAPRGTPIKTIYAEDARTYPALGSSARLFYAEDYGRYREREVMSRTCPPPRSTQPLHFGEWFCPERGALPYQTLQVSRFTPQPAGRDAMLSSWHGSYSIAPPRLGQESQHYSKSWDNILAPAGRREEALQRGRSYENLLAQEQHRALSPEERRQPVVINLSSSPKRYAALSLSESSILERVHADGGRGPLGRSWYVTPEITITDNDIRAEGLGRSERRSASWDMLDAGRERGPYAVPCAPQPVPRESSSGRQRSLEQLDELITDLVIDYKPAPGHRAGDRDSLAEQLKQLLSSSSAPGPPRRSESRRVPPSMPEGPRPMKEQPGPSSRTGAPRPPPAPLSVGTFEKSPENCSPDLSAEEDDMMMCSNARCRRTETMFNACLYFKSCHSCYTYYCSRHCRREDWDTHKESCVYGRVGSVCRHVLQFCRENAEVHKAFSRIAKVGYLSRGRGVLFLGFPNAGSAENFLQFGLESLLMSPTYLSLRELDSYSDNLGEYARELRETGNQYDPNECFLLNVTVAITQKVPERPSPKMQVPTVRKYAKVALASSSPEKKILKKERDMETLILTPPPGTADIDKEGEEGRKAREVCFINIQRELRIRGVFLRHEFPAVYEQLCDFVESNKRFTPTTIYPIDKRTGKQFMCMIMAASEPRTLDWVASPNLLDDIM; this is encoded by the coding sequence ATGACACGAACGGATCCACCTGACATCCTGGTGTCTACAGTGTACCAAGACATAAAGGTGGCCACCACAGCCCCCCGGGATTCGATTGTCTGTCAGCCCCTGGCACGATGTGACGCATCCAtgtcctcctccctgccccgcGAGCCCCAGCCCTTCAACAAGCGCCATTGCAGGAGCTTTGACTTCCTTGAGTCTCTGGACGAGCAGCTGGGCACACCCCCAGCCATGGAGCGGCCCTGCcctcaccccagcacccccgAGACCGTGCCGGGGCCGCAGGGTCGCCGAGCACCTCCAAAACCGGACCCTTATGCGGGTCAGGCCCCGCCACCACGCAGCGAGCCCAAGCGCCGGGCCCGCTCCAAGAGCACGCCACGGGTGAAGCCAACCTTCACCGCCGTGCCCATCGCCGTCTCGGCGTCACCGCCGCTGGCCCGGCGCGGGCGGGAGGTGCTGCGGGTGGCGCGGGAGCCCTCCCGGACCGAGCCCTCGCCACGCCGTGAGGGTCAGGTCCCGCTGCGGGTGCTGGCTAACGAGGTGCATCCCATCAAGCTGCAGCCGCAGCGCAGCAGCGTCAGCCGCATCTCTCCACTCTGCCTGGGCAGCAACTGCCATGAAGAGGGCCTGGGAGCCAAGGTAGGTGCCAGTCCCCATGTCAAGTGCCGGGTGGACATCAAGCCAGACGAGGCGGTGTTGGTGCACGCGGCGCGCAGCCTGCGGGCGACCCCCAGCCGGCAGGAACCGCCGCGATGGCCACGTGCACCCGGTGCTGCCCGCGGCAGCCTGGCCgtgccagggagcaggcagggctcGGCATCCCGCACCCCCACCCCCAGCGACTCCTACAGCGGGGACCCCCCACTCCTACCCTACCCTGGGGAGTACTACGAGACGGACCCTCGGACGCTGGCGTACCAGACGGTGCCAGTGCCGGCCTCGCGGGAATTCAGGGAGTACCCTGAGAGGGGCTGCATGACCTTCTCAGCCCCTGGTGTCCCCGCCAAGTTCTTCTACACAGAGGATCCAGCACGGTGTCCCAGCCCCGCCATGCCCCTCCGCAGCTCTGGCTACGCCAGCTACCCCTACCCCACCCGCCACAGCGTCCCCCAGCACTTTTACACCGAGGACCCAGCCAAAGCAGCAATCCACACCATGCCACCCCGGACGTTGTACGTGGAGGAGCCACGGGGCTACCCAGTGCAGGAGGCTCCCACCCGCACCTTCTACGGGGACGAACCCCGCTTTTACGCCCCCCGGGGCACCCCCATCAAAACCATTTATGCTGAGGACGCCCGAACGTACCCGGCCCTCGGCTCCTCCGCCCGGCTCTTCTACGCTGAGGACTACGGGAGGTACCGGGAGCGGGAGGTGATGTCGCGGACGTGTCCCCCACCCCGCAGCACTCAGCCCTTGCACTTTGGGGAGTGGTTCTGCCCCGAGCGGGGCGCCCTGCCCTACCAGACTCTGCAGGTGTCCCGCTTCACCCCCCAGCCAGCCGGCCGCGATGCCATGCTCTCCTCCTGGCACGGCAGCTACAGCATCGCCCCGCCACGGCTGGGCCAGGAGAGCCAGCACTACTCCAAATCCTGGGATAACATCCTGGCGCCAGCGGGGCGCAGGGAGGAGGCCCTGCAGCGCGGGCGAAGCTACGAGAATCTGCTTGCCCAGGAGCAGCACCGTGCCTTATCCCCCGAGGAGCGCCGGCAGCCGGTGGTCATCAACCTGTCCAGCTCACCCAAGCGCTATGCTGCCCTGTCCCTCTCTGAGAGCTCCATCCTCGAGAGGGTCCATGCCGATGGTGGCCGCGGTCCCCTGGGCCGCTCCTGGTATGTCACTCCGGAGATCACCATCACTGACAATGACATCCGTGCTGAGGGGCTGGGCCGGAGCGAGAGGCGCTCAGCCAGCTGGGACATGCTGGATGCAGGGCGGGAGCGCGGTCCCTACGCTGTGCCCTGTGCCCCGcagcctgtccccagggagAGCAGCTCGGGGCGGCAGCGCAGCCTGGAACAGCTGGATGAGCTCATCACCGACCTCGTCATTGACTACAAACCCGCACCAGGCCACCGcgctggggacagggacagtcTGGCCGAGCAACTCAAGCagcttctgagcagcagcagtgccccGGGGCCCCCCCGGCGGAGCGAGAGCAGGAGGGTCCCCCCCAGCATGCCTGAGGGACCGCGACCCATGAAGGAGCAGCCAGGGCCCAGCTCCCGCACTGGTGCCCCacgccccccgcccgccccgctgTCTGTTGGCACCTTTGAAAAGTCACCGGAGAACTGCTCACCCGACCTGAGCGCGGAGGAGGACGACATGATGATGTGCTCCAACGCCAGGTGTCGGCGGACGGAGACCATGTTCAACGCCTGCCTCTACTTCAAGTCGTGCCACAGCTGCTACACCTACTACTGCTCCAGGCACTGCCGCCGCGAGGACTGGGACACGCACAAGGAGAGCTGCGTCTATGGGCGCGTGGGCAGCGTCTGCCGCCACGTCCTGCAGTTCTGCCGGGAGAACGCCGAGGTGCACAAGGCCTTCTCACGCATCGCCAAGGTGGGATACCTCTCCCGTGGCCGTGGTGTCCTCTTCCTGGGCTTCCCCAATGCCGGCTCGGCTGAGAACTTCCTGCAGTTTGGGCTGGAGAGCCTGTTGATGTCTCCCACCTACTTGTCCCTCCGGGAGCTCGACAGCTACTCGGACAACCTAGGGGAGTATGCCCGGGAACTGCGAGAGACGGGGAACCAGTATGACCCCAATGAATGTTTCCTCCTGAATGTAACCGTCGCTATCACCCAAAAAGTGCCAGAGAGGCCGTCGCCAAAGATGCAGGTGCCGACGGTCAGGAAATACGCCAAGGTGGCCTtagcctcctccagccctgagAAGAAGATCCTGAAGAAGGAGCGGGACATGGAGACGTTGATCCTGACACCGCCACCTGGCACAGCAGACATTGAcaaggagggggaagagggcCGCAAGGCCCGGGAGGTTTGCTTCATCAACATCCAACGGGAGCTGCGCATCCGCGGTGTCTTCCTGCGGCATGAGTTCCCCGCCGTCTATGAGCAGCTCTGTGACTTTGTGGAGAGCAACAAGCGCTTCACCCCCACCACCATCTACCCCATCGACAAGAGGACGGGCAAACAGTTCATGTGCATGATCATGGCCGCCTCCGAGCCTCGCACCCTCGACTGGGTGGCCAGCCCCAACCTTCTGGATGACATCATGTGA
- the PHPT1 gene encoding 14 kDa phosphohistidine phosphatase, translated as MAAEALTGVADVEIDGDGVFKYVLLRVRAAGGTGKDVVRGHGWAEYHADIYERTAQELAQRGLDCECLGGGRLAHRPEERKIHVYGYSVGFGRADHSVTTEKLKAKYPDYEITWADEGY; from the exons ATGGCGGCGGAGGCTCTAACGGGGGTGGCGGACGTGGAGATCGATGGTGACGGGGTCTTTAAGTACGTGCTGCTGCGGGTGCGTGCGGCCGGCGGGACCGGCAAGGATGTTGTGCGTGGCCACGGCTGGGCTGAGTACCACG CCGACATCTATGAGCGCACGGcgcaggagctggcacagcgGGGCTTGGACTGCGAGTGCCTGGGGGGCGGACGCCTCGCTCACCGCCCCGAGGAGAGGAAGATCCACGTCTATGGGTACTCGGTG GGCTTTGGACGAGCGGACCACTCCGTGActacagagaagctgaaagCCAAGTACCCGGACTACGAGATCACCTGGGCAGATGAAGGCTACTGA